The Allochromatium tepidum genome has a window encoding:
- the aceF gene encoding dihydrolipoyllysine-residue acetyltransferase codes for MSSLEEILLPDIGDFSGVEIIEILVAPGDRIEAEQSILTLESDKATIEIPAPIGGVVRELLVKTGDRVSRGDRLMRVEPVGSSAEGSGPAETSPPAAELQTPEPAAPAPSPRAETDVEPEPLRRAPGETERRQAPVLPRPEDMTAIARGRKAHASPAVRRFARELGVDLARVKGSGPKGRIVKDDVQGYVKQTLAQGGGTTETSTTGVFRLPSAPEVDFARFGPTEIRELPRIRKLSGRHLHRCWIGIPHVTQFDEADITELEAFRQAQKDASSKRGVKLTLLPFLLKAVATALARMPVLKASLTPDGESLVHKHYTHIGVAVDTPNGLVVPVVRDVDRKGLHQLATELADLSAKARDGKLLPGDMQGGCFSISSLGGVGGTAFTPIVNAPEVAILGVSRAETKPVWNGREFMPRLMLPLSLSYDHRVVDGADGARFTSLLRELLGDIRRLLI; via the coding sequence GTGTCTAGCCTCGAAGAGATCCTCTTGCCCGACATCGGCGATTTTTCCGGTGTCGAGATCATCGAGATCCTGGTCGCCCCCGGCGACCGGATCGAAGCCGAACAATCCATTCTGACCCTCGAAAGCGACAAGGCGACCATCGAGATCCCCGCCCCCATCGGTGGAGTCGTCCGTGAACTCCTGGTCAAGACCGGCGATCGCGTCAGTCGGGGTGATCGGCTGATGCGGGTCGAACCGGTCGGGTCGTCCGCCGAGGGTTCAGGTCCGGCCGAAACGTCCCCGCCGGCCGCCGAGCTTCAGACTCCGGAGCCGGCGGCTCCAGCCCCCAGCCCAAGAGCCGAGACGGATGTAGAGCCTGAGCCGCTCCGCCGTGCCCCCGGTGAGACCGAGCGACGTCAGGCCCCCGTACTTCCGCGTCCCGAGGACATGACCGCCATCGCCCGTGGTCGCAAGGCCCATGCGAGTCCAGCCGTGCGCCGCTTTGCGCGCGAGCTTGGCGTCGATCTGGCGCGCGTCAAGGGTTCCGGCCCCAAGGGTCGCATCGTCAAGGACGACGTTCAGGGCTATGTCAAGCAGACCCTAGCTCAGGGCGGCGGTACGACCGAGACGAGCACCACGGGCGTCTTCCGGCTCCCGAGCGCACCAGAGGTCGATTTCGCCCGCTTCGGTCCGACCGAGATCCGGGAGCTGCCGCGCATCCGCAAACTCAGCGGTCGCCATTTGCACCGCTGCTGGATCGGCATCCCGCACGTCACCCAGTTCGACGAGGCTGACATCACCGAACTCGAAGCCTTCCGCCAGGCCCAGAAGGACGCTTCGTCCAAGCGGGGCGTCAAGCTGACCCTCCTACCCTTCCTGCTCAAGGCGGTGGCGACGGCACTGGCGCGGATGCCCGTGCTCAAGGCGTCACTGACCCCGGATGGCGAGAGCCTGGTCCACAAGCATTACACCCATATCGGGGTCGCGGTCGACACGCCGAACGGTCTGGTCGTCCCTGTGGTGCGCGATGTCGACCGGAAGGGTCTGCATCAGCTCGCCACCGAACTGGCGGATCTCAGCGCCAAGGCCCGCGACGGCAAGCTGCTGCCGGGCGACATGCAGGGCGGCTGCTTCTCGATCTCCAGTCTCGGCGGCGTCGGCGGAACGGCCTTCACGCCCATCGTCAACGCGCCCGAGGTCGCCATCCTCGGCGTCTCGCGCGCCGAGACGAAGCCGGTGTGGAACGGGCGCGAGTTCATGCCGCGTCTGATGCTGCCGCTGTCGCTGTCCTACGACCATCGCGTGGTCGACGGCGCCGACGGGGCACGCTTCACCAGCCTGCTGCGCGAGCTGCTCGGCGACATTCGACGCTTGCTGATCTGA